From the genome of Sphingobacterium kitahiroshimense, one region includes:
- a CDS encoding response regulator transcription factor, with the protein MQILVVEDDKRISDFLIKGLEENGYLVTLCRSAEEVIANYLNIAWDLLIIDIMLPGMDGRQLVSTLRYKDCRAPVLMLSALNTVQDKVDSLDIGADDYLTKPFHFDELLSRIKALTRRSQIGFDVKKSQCIQIGSLMIDKDQYKVFDGGQEVELSPREFKLLMYLVENQNKAVSRIQILNAVWGINFDNQTNVVDVYISYVRNKVEKNQKYIFTVKGVGYLFKLEQ; encoded by the coding sequence ATGCAGATATTAGTTGTGGAGGATGATAAACGGATCAGTGATTTTCTAATTAAAGGATTAGAAGAAAACGGCTATTTGGTTACGTTATGTCGGTCTGCAGAAGAAGTCATTGCTAATTACCTCAATATAGCATGGGATCTCTTGATTATTGATATTATGCTTCCGGGAATGGATGGTAGACAACTGGTCAGTACTTTGCGCTATAAAGATTGCCGTGCACCTGTCTTAATGTTGAGTGCATTAAACACGGTACAAGATAAGGTCGATTCTTTAGATATTGGGGCTGATGATTACTTGACCAAACCATTTCACTTTGATGAATTATTATCTCGGATTAAAGCACTGACCCGTCGTAGTCAGATTGGCTTTGACGTTAAAAAAAGCCAATGTATACAGATCGGATCACTCATGATCGACAAAGATCAATATAAGGTGTTTGATGGGGGACAGGAGGTGGAATTATCACCTCGAGAATTTAAACTCTTGATGTACTTGGTGGAAAATCAGAATAAAGCGGTTAGCCGAATTCAGATCCTCAATGCAGTATGGGGAATCAATTTTGATAATCAGACCAATGTCGTTGATGTTTATATTTCTTATGTTCGCAATAAGGTAGAAAAAAATCAAAAATATATTTTTACTGTAAAAGGAGTAGGGTATCTATTTAAGTTAGAACAATGA
- a CDS encoding sialate O-acetylesterase has product MKQYLLVGILFLFTATSYAKIRLPNILGSNMVLQQKSTTKLWGWAEPGEKIKITTSWDNKVSENVADGNAKWQIDIQTPQAGGPYSITLQGNNKIVLENILIGEVWVCSGQSNMEWSYNQGITSIKDEFSQLNTRNIRLFNIPKTTSQTPQDNNEGNWSVCDSNAIKNFSAVGYYFGKHLNEDLDVPIGLIGSNWGGTPAEVWTPEELVNNNTVLKEGATNNKPTAWWPVSPGYAYNAMIAPLVNYKIAGTIWYQGESNKETASTYTELINTMVGSWRKAWNKEFPFYYVQIAPFRYERHGVGALLREAQAKNLTTKNTGMVVISDLVTDTLNIHPTNKKDVGLRLANLALVETYGLKKDAHKSPMFKSLTIKDKEAILDFDYATSGLVLKGDQPKELFIAGADKVFYPATVKIKGNQLLVSNKQVKAPVAVRYQFSNTGIGNIFTKNNLPMAPFRTDNWEIDTSPLK; this is encoded by the coding sequence ATGAAACAATACTTGCTAGTTGGTATCCTTTTCTTGTTCACAGCGACATCGTATGCAAAAATTCGTCTTCCTAATATTTTAGGGAGTAATATGGTCCTACAACAAAAATCCACGACTAAGCTATGGGGATGGGCAGAGCCGGGTGAAAAGATTAAAATCACTACTTCTTGGGATAATAAGGTTAGCGAAAACGTTGCCGACGGAAATGCAAAATGGCAGATCGATATCCAGACGCCACAAGCAGGCGGACCTTACAGTATTACGCTTCAAGGAAATAATAAAATAGTCCTTGAAAATATATTGATCGGAGAGGTGTGGGTCTGTAGCGGTCAATCTAATATGGAGTGGTCATACAATCAAGGTATCACAAGTATAAAGGATGAGTTTTCCCAACTAAACACACGTAATATTCGATTGTTTAATATCCCTAAAACAACTTCTCAAACACCACAGGATAATAATGAAGGTAATTGGTCAGTTTGTGACAGTAACGCCATAAAGAATTTTAGCGCAGTAGGTTATTATTTTGGTAAACACCTCAACGAAGATTTAGATGTTCCAATTGGATTGATCGGTAGCAATTGGGGCGGTACACCAGCTGAAGTGTGGACTCCCGAAGAGCTGGTGAATAATAATACGGTTCTCAAAGAAGGGGCAACTAACAATAAACCTACAGCGTGGTGGCCTGTATCGCCAGGATATGCTTACAATGCCATGATTGCTCCACTTGTCAATTATAAAATAGCAGGTACAATCTGGTATCAGGGTGAAAGTAATAAAGAGACAGCATCTACTTATACGGAATTGATCAATACCATGGTTGGATCATGGCGTAAGGCATGGAATAAAGAATTTCCATTTTATTATGTACAGATTGCACCATTTCGTTATGAAAGACATGGTGTCGGAGCTTTATTGAGAGAAGCGCAGGCTAAAAACCTTACTACAAAAAATACAGGAATGGTGGTGATTTCAGATTTAGTCACAGATACGTTGAACATTCACCCTACAAATAAAAAAGATGTAGGTCTAAGATTAGCAAACCTTGCTTTAGTAGAAACCTATGGTCTTAAGAAAGATGCGCACAAAAGCCCGATGTTTAAATCATTAACAATAAAGGATAAAGAAGCTATCCTCGACTTTGATTATGCTACATCAGGATTAGTTTTAAAAGGAGATCAACCAAAGGAGCTTTTTATTGCTGGAGCGGATAAAGTATTCTATCCTGCAACAGTTAAAATAAAAGGAAATCAACTCCTTGTCTCCAATAAACAAGTGAAGGCTCCTGTAGCGGTACGCTATCAGTTTAGTAACACTGGAATCGGAAATATTTTTACTAAAAATAATCTTCCAATGGCGCCATTTAGAACAGATAATTGGGAAATTGATACAAGCCCCTTGAAATAA